The proteins below come from a single Asterias rubens chromosome 9, eAstRub1.3, whole genome shotgun sequence genomic window:
- the LOC117294935 gene encoding laccase-3-like produces MTWLTSTLAFLMVLPLVASIRPSDVNPCYRSCDLPSIPMTCQFNWTLDWFYTMAKEPCGNCPNTPIDCTSNRQCVTADGVGRPVSLMNRVFPAPSIQICRGDTVIVNIVNRMSNNEGTSIHWHGLFMNGTQYMDGLPMVTQCPIPSPGQFQYKFTQYEPGTHWFHSHSGLQRGDGLMGSLIIRESTRSDPHGSLYDVDQAEDVIFLNDWYHETMVTLFEEETWAASSPNVSSILINGKGVFEGGSFPHPPVEVFNVSQGLRYRFRVISGAASFCNMQFSVVNHSLLMIASDGAAFEPLAVDYFRISSGERYDFVLTANQSIDNYEIQVVGLDCTNDAGGPTKQVALLYYVGAAEALASDVPLPDIVQSGNKNDRWKAFPDRSLAEINASTGRGFQYRPTTLNEESPDPYYLKVDFGNRTDPTTNTSRLYPQINDISFHFPTSPLLSQYKDTPASSFCNQASFGQGECNGEKLCKCIHTIELQLNQRIEIILFNPNIEGFPVLHPMHLHGMQYKILAMDRIENASIENIRKLYRQGKIILNPNGPYKDVVIVPNGGYTIFQVNAWNPGWWIFHCHIAFHLEEGMALLFHVGEQRDLPPIPPAFPKCGVWPPNTPVLTETMEEEESEPPLPENCPSVGLFSSDLIHLVWIIPITLVIGLVIGVVIMKFLCVKGSRPAGSSSAVPSADPTSDTPL; encoded by the exons ATGACGTGGTTGACATCGACGTTAGCTTTCCTCATGG TTCTTCCATTGGTTGCTTCAATTAGACCATCGGATGTGAACCCATGTTATCGTTCATGCGATTTACCGTCAATACCAATGACGTGTCAGTTTAACTGGACTCTGGATTGGTTCTACACAATGGCAAAAGAACCG TGTGGCAACTGTCCGAATACACCGATTGACTGCACTAGTAATCGTCAGTGTGTTACTGCTGATGGTGTGGGTCGTCCTGTCAGTCTCATGAACCGCGTATTTCCAGCTCCAAGTATACAG ATATGCAGGGGTGATACGGTCATAGTCAACATAGTGAACCGAATGTCTAACAACGAAGGCACATCAATCCACTGGCACGGTTTGTTCATGAATGGTACCCAGTACATGGACGGCCTGCCAATGGTCACCCAGTGCCCCATCCCCTCACCAGGGCAATTCCAGTACAAGTTTACGCAATACGAGCCCGGCACGCATTGGTTCCACTCCCACAGCGGACTGCAGCGTGGAGATGGCTTGATGGGGTCGCTCATCATCCGTGAGAGCACTCGAAGCGACCCTCATGGTAGCTTGTACGATGTAGACCAGGCAGAGGATGTGATCTTCCTGAACGACTGGTACCATGAAACAATGGTCACGCTCTTTGAGGAGGAGACTTGGGCTGCAAGCTCCCCTAACGTAAGCTCCATCTTGATCAATG GCAAAGGTGTATTTGAAGGCGGTAGTTTTCCTCACCCCCCTGTGGAAGTCTTCAATGTCAGTCAAGGTTTAAGATATCGGTTCCGAGTTATCAGCGGAGCTGCCTCATTCTGCAATATGCAATTCTCGGTGGTGAACCATTCGCTGCTCATGATTGCTAGTGACGGCGCTGCGTTCGAACCTCTGGCAGTGGACTATTTCCGAATCAGCTCGGGTGAGAGATATGACTTCGTTCTGACGGCCAACCAGTCCATCGATAACTACGAGATACAAGTGGTTGGTTTAGATTGCACGAACGATGCAGGGGGGCCAACTAAGCAGGTGGCTTTACTGTACTACGTTGGAGCAGCTGAAGCTCTAGCCTCTGATGTTCCTTTACCAGATATTGTGCAGTCAGGCAACAAGAACGATAGGTGGAAGGCTTTTCCCGATAGGTCTCTGGCTGAAATTAACGCTTCGACGG GTCGGGGTTTTCAATACCGGCCTACAACCTTAAATGAGGAGTCTCCAGATCCGTACTATTTGAAGGTAGACTTCGGGAATCGCACCGATCCGACCACAAATACGTCACGATTGTATCCCCAGATCAATGATATATCATTCCACTTCCCGACTTCACCACTGCTGTCTCAGTACAAAGACACTCCGGCGAGTTCCTTCTGCAATCAAGCAAGCTTTGGTCAAGGTGAATGTAACGGGGAGAAACTGTGCAAATGTATCCATACGATTGAGCTCCAGCTGAACCAG CGTATAGAAATCATCCTGTTCAACCCTAATATAGAAGGCTTTCCAGTGTTGCATCCTATGCATCTTCATGGCATGCAGTATAAGATTTTAGCAATGGACAGGATTGAGAACGCAAGCATTGAGAATATCCGCAAATTATACAGACAGG GCAAAATTATACTGAACCCAAATGGCCCCTACAAAGACGTGGTGATCGTACCGAACGGTGGATACACAATCTTCCAGGTTAATGCATGGAACCCCGGATGGTGGATTTTCCACTGCCACATCGCATTTCATCTTGAG GAGGGAATGGCATTATTGTTCCACGTCGGTGAACAGAGGGATCTGCCCCCCATACCGCCGGCTTTCCCTAAGTGTGGAGTGTGGCCTCCTAACACACCGGTGCTTACAGAAACTATGGAGGAAGAAGAATCCGAGCCCCCATTACCAGAGAACTGTCCATCTGTAGGGTTGTTTTCATCAGACCTAATACATCTTGTGTGGATAATCCCGATCACATTGGTGATAGGCTTGGTCATTGGGGTGGTTATCATGAAGTTTCTGTGTGTGAAGGGATCCAGGCCAGCTGGAAGCTCTTCAGCTGTCCCATCGGCAGATCCTACTTCTGATACACCTTTGTAG